The genomic segment CTATAGTTGAAAAAGCCGTCTGTTCATTCATGTGCAATATCCACGATCGCAAATCGTGTTCGGAGTACGGAACATACAAACCGCCGTCGGCAGGCATACAATCAAAGATCGCATGTTTAAAGGAAACAGCATTAGCGCTGTTTCGAGTGCTGACTAACTTCATAGTTTCAAAGCGCTCCTTTATCAAGCCGGTATTTTTTGACAAAACCTTCCGGCTTGTAGCTCATTTTTGCATGGCGCAGCCCCTCGTCTCCCAAATCTTGCTCACAGTTAATGTATACTATGTGTTCGGGAAGCGATTGTGCAAAGGCGTAGTTGATATATTGGTAGCTGCCTCGAAAATCGGTTCGTGCTTTTTCAAAATGGACAACGGCGGTAGCTCCTTGAGCCGCAAATTCAGCCAAACACCATGCTACCGGAGTCCCCTGTACATAGAGAATAAGGCCGGTAAAACCGTCCGTTTCCGGTAAGGCCAAGGCCTGCTGTGCGGCTTCATAGTCGGTTTCTTGGAGATCGGATTGCTCCGTTGCCCAGATATCTAAAATTTTACCTGCATCTTTTTTTGTATCGGCATCCAGTTTTTTTAATGTAAAATCAGGATAATTAGTTAAAAATCCGTTTACATGGTTCTTTTTTTTATGTAACTGCTTTCCGGAGAGGGTGCTTAATGAAAGCCGCGTATAAAGATAATCGAAATTATCTCTGTCTTCCGTAGGGGCTCCTTTGAAGGTTTGAAAAAGGGCGGCATTATTGTTTAAATACGATTCTGAGATTAATTTCCAATATGCGCAGTCTTCATAAAGCTCTTTAATGATAGCGATGGGAAGCGGATCGCCGATAGTGAAAAAAAACGGCTTTTTCCGTTCTTCTCCTAAAAAGAGTAGGGTACGCTCATTAAATCTGCTTATTTTATATTTATAAGAATTTCTAAAAAAGTATAAACTTCCGAAGGTTAACTCCGACATACCGTCTTTCAGCAGCTGCAAATCGGTTTTAATTGCCTGTACTGCTTCAAGTGATAATGGAGAAAATTCAGGATACCGCGCAATGACGTCCATGGCCGCTATGTTACTCTTTTATTAAAAAAATCGCAAGTTCTTTCGTAAAGATAAACAGAGTAACCGCACCGGATTCTTTTTACGTTACCCCGCAAAATAAGTGAGGTCGTTCAACCGGAGTTTCGTCGCTTTACAATTAAGCTGTCAAATCCAATAGATATGCCGATTCGGGCAGCGAAGAAGCATAGCCCGTGCTCTTGGAAAGCGTAATTTCCGTGTGGATTTTATTGTTGACGTATTCAATCATTGCATCCAGCGTTTTTTCGTCAGGCTGTGCCGTTAACAGCTTATTTGACCGTTCATTTTCGCGCATTTTCACCAGCTGGTCGATAAGAGTATTTAAAATCTTCAGCTTTCCGATACTGACGCCGTTCTGATCCTTAGTACGCGGAACCCCGGAAACATATTGAAAATGAGAATAAACAACTTGTTTTGTATCGACCGGAAGATAAGCACGCCCTCCGGCCGAAATGCTCGTCATTGCCGCATAAGACAATGTTGACAACGGTACATAATTCGATACCATACCGATCCCTCCACTATTCCAATAATCGGTAGTTTTTTTATGTACTTTAGAAGAATCTTACGGGGAGAGGCTTTTTTGAGTTTACTGCGCCGCCACACGTAAACAGAGAAAGCATCAAAAGCAATTACCGCCGTTACAGTTTAGCCACCGTCTCCGCAAGTGAGCTTGCCGTTAAACCGTAGTCTGCAGTATGCAGCATTTTAGCGGCTTCCGCATGGGCAAGGCTCGCGGTATAAGCAGCCTCAAGCGGCGGGTATCCTTGGGCGCCCAGTGCGGTAATCATCCCGCTTAGGACATCCCCCGTCCCTGCTTTTGCAAGAGCATTGGTTCCAAGCGGATTCACAAACACGCGGTTTCCGCAGCCGATAAGCGGATAGGCTCCCTTCAGCACCGTTACTGCATGGGGAAAGACGCCGCAAAAGAGCCGTAAATACTCAAACCGATGTTCCTGTATTTCCGCAATGTTGAACCGGCCGAGCCCGCTGTTTGCAAGTAAGCTTTGGAACTCTTTGGGATGCGGCGTTAAAATAGGCTTTTTTAAGAGCGGCAGCAGCTTAGGCAGCTCCGGATTATGCAGAATGTCGGCATCAAGAATTAGCGGACACTCCCGAACCTGCTCACACGAAAGGAACTCAAACGCCTGTTTCTGCATATCAGGCGTTCTACCCAATCCGGAACCCAGCATTGCCGCGGAAAAGTTTTCGGGAAGCTGTTGCGTATACATAAAATCGAACGGAGCGGCAGGCACGGGCGAGCCGAATACGGTAACCAATCCAACCCCGAAATGGAGCGCGGCAGAGGCCGCCAACATACAGGCGCCGGTTTTTTCTCCGCAGAAAAAAAGGCCGTGTCCGTAGCTCATCTTATGGGTATTTTGCACGGAGCGGTGCGGAAGCTTCATATCCGCAGCAGACAGAAGAAAGGTATCGCTTTCTCCTTCGTAGCAGCGCCGCGGCAATCCGAGGCTAAAAACATGAATAGTGCCGGTATAGTCTTTTGCGGCGTCTGAATAGAGTGCGGTTTTTAGGGCGCCCATCGTACAGGTTTCATCGGCACGGAATGCAACCGGCGACGGTATACCGAAGCCGTTTAAACCGCTTGGGATATCGCAAGCGATTTTATAACCTTGTACGGCATTCATCCGCTCAATCAAGGCGCTTGTTTCAGCATCAAGACTGCCGCGGATACCGGTACCGAACACCGCATCGATAAGTATATCGCAACGCTCCTGCAATTCGGTACTTACCGGTATGCCGAGCAGTTCAAGCCGCTCCCGCTGCAATTTGCAGAGCGGAGACTTAGGTTCCTTTACCGAAACCACCCTAACGCAGTAAAGATCGGCAAGCATCCGCGCAAGCGCAAAACCGTCGCCTCCGTTATCCCCCGAACCGCAGACAATCTGCACCAGCGGTAATTCTTTGTGTGAGTAGGATAAATATGACGAAAGAATGCTTCGGATACGTTCGGCCATACCGCGGGCAGCCTGCTCCATAAGCACACCGTTTTTTAGATTAAAAGCCTCTTCCGCCCGCTTATCCAACTCCCGTACCGAATCAAATATCTTTTCCATAAAAAGGCCTCATAGAAAGAAATTAGGCTATTCTTCTTTCTTCAAGACAACCTGTTCAAGCATGATAAAATTATAAATCTTCGTATAAACGGCAGTCATCCATTCACGTATCGGCTGGTCGGAATGTTGTTCGATTTCTTTCCAGTTTTGCAACAAATCTCGGCGCGGTTTATCATAATCCGCGATGCAATTCTTTATGGCATTTCCCAGCGTCATAATATTTTTAATGGAAACTTTAAGCAGTTTAAGCGCCGCTTCGTTAACATCATTCAAATGCTTTTGCACCTGCCGGCCGGCTTCTTTTTCCCGCTCCATTCGCGACAGCAGCGTACGGAATTTTACACCCATTTCGGAGACCTCGGAAAGTTTTTCGTCAAACTCCAAGATTTTTGTCGAAATGTGCATTAAATTATGATAGCTTTCGGAATATTCGGCAGACAGCACCTGCTGCGTCCATTGCCCCCGTACTAAAATTAAATCGGAGAGAGCCCTTATATCGCTTTTAAAGTAATCGACTAAAAACGATTTAAGATAGTTCATCGCATCGGCATAGATATAGCCTTCAAGCCCTCGCTTTTCAAATGCCGCATTGGAACGCGGATTATAGTTTTTAGTACCTGAAGGAATAACATTTCCGAATACACGCTGTACAAGTACCGCTACCTGAGAATTTTTTTGCTCCGTGATAATGTCTTTTAACGTCGTATCAATCGACCGTTCTATTTGCTTAAGATAGTCGTCCGTTACCTTTTCTGTAAAAGGACTGGTTTCTACCGTGTAAGTAGGATCTTTTGTAATGTGTTGGATAATTTTTTCTAAGATATGGGAGCGGCGGATATCGTTCAAAACGCCCAAATGCTTTTTCCACTGAGGAGCATTAACCGGCTGTACATTTTTATATGCCGTAATAATTGCAAAGAGTTTCTCCCAATTTGCATCGAGCGAAAGGCCGTCAAGCACGACGATAAAATCTTTTAATTCATCTTTCAGATATTCACCGTTGACAGTTGAAAAGTTCGGGGTATAAGAAAATTTATCTTCCGGCAAGGCAGGATCGAATTTTTTTAAAAAGAAATAATAGTCAAACAGCACAAAGTGAATAAACTCATTGAGCTGACGGTACAGCGTATCGATTTCATCTATTTTCTTTCCGTCAAACTCACGCATAAAAACATCAAATTCTTTCTGTACCTGAATACTCAGCTCTTTTTGCTTGGCCGTTTTTGCGCGTTCCTTAATAGCATCAGGCGTAAGTTTTTCCCTTATTTGGTGCTGCTGTTTTGACAAATTTTGTTCTACGGTAATCGCTTTGAGAACCTTGGAAGATGCAGCACTCGCTAAAAGTGCTCTCGCAGGCCCGACAATCTTGTATAGCTCGAAAAAGAAACGCGCCATCTGCGGCTGGAACTCTTCGGAAGAAGGTTTATACCATTTACCGAATTTATTTTTTGAAATTTCCTTTGCCAGTGCCTTTAAATGCCGTTTTTTTATCGCCTCCGCATCATCCCGCGGTAAAAAAAGCTGTAATATGCGTGTAAGAAAAGATTCTTTTTTCTGTGCCATAGGTATAGCTATAATGAAGAAAATCACGCAATCTGTCAATCAAAAAAAGCTTTTTCTCCCTTTCAAGCCCTGCGATTTTATGATACTGTAACAGCAGTTATTATCGATAATTGCAGAAAGATAAAAATTCGGCTTCCTTGTGTTGAAGCCCGACACTTTCCATATAACGGAGATTCATTATGCGCCATGATGAAGAATTTGATTTTACCATTGAAACCCTCGGCTCCTGTAAAATACCGTCGCCTATACACCTTTCAAACGTCATCGGAGACCGTATCGCCAATTATGTTACAAACGACGATTTTATCCGCTTTCGGCTGGAGTCCAAAGTCGGAGAGCAATACGGCCCCTTTAAACGAGAACAACTAATCGAAAAAGCAGGCCCGCGGGAAAAGATATTTTTTAATCCAAGCCATGTTCATGCAGGCATTATCACCTGCGGAGGGTTATGCCCCGGACTTAACGATGTTATCCGCTCTGTAGTGCGCTGCTTGTGGGGACGGTATGGAGTTAAACGCATCAGCGGTATTCGCTTCGGTTTTAAAGGACTTTTACCGGATTACCACTTTGACGTTATGCCCTTAAACCCGACGGTTGTCGATGCCTGCCATAAAACGGGAGGAACAATACTCGGTACCTCACGAGGAGGCGGTACACGCGTAGTCGAAATTGTCGACGGAATCGAACGCCTCAACTTAAATATTCTCTTCGTCATCGGCGGAGACGGAACACAAAAAGGCGCTTTGGAAATTGCAAAAGAGATTGAACGGCGGAAGCTTTGTATCTCCGTTGTCGGCATTCCGAAAACCGTCGATAACGACCTGTCATTTATTCAAAAATCATTCGGGTTCGATACGGCAGTTGTAAAAGCCTCCGAAGCGGTCGCCGCCGCCCGTATGGAAGCACAGTCTCAAATCAACGGTATCGGATTGGTTAAGTTAATGGGGCGGGAATCAGGCTTTATTGCAACGCACACCGCCATTGCGAGCCACGAGGTTGACTTTGTACTTATCCCCGAAATTCCCTTCGATATGCACGGAGAAAACGGCTTTTTAAAGCATTTGGAAGACCGCTTGGAACAAAGCCATTACACGGTTATCGTTGTTGCGGAAGGAGCAGGTCAAGATTTAATGCAAAGTAAAAACGAAACGGACGATTCGGGCAACAAACGTCTTTCCGATATCGGCGTTTTCTTAAAAGAGCAAATCGATGCGTATTTTAAATCGAAATCCATCCACATCAATCTAAAGTATATCGATCCCAGCTATCAAATCCGTTCCGCCCCCGCTGCACCGGTTGACTCCATTTACTGCGAACGGCTTGGAAATAATGCGGTACATGCGGCTATGGCTGGAAAGACTAAGCTGATTGTCGGTTTGATGTATAACAAATTTGTTCATCTGCCTATTCACGTGGTTGTCCGTTCACGCAACTACGTTGAGCCGGACGGCTCTCTTTGGCGTGATACGCTTGACGCAACCGGCCAACCGCCGCTGATGAAAAACAAAGTACACGAAAATCGCAGCGAACATTCTGCTGCGCATTAATAATACCATACCGCGCATTAGTTTACCACAAATAAACGCGATACAGAGTGATTACCGCCTTCCGTCCGAAAGGCGGTAATTTTATTTAACGCATGGAGGAACGGACGTCTTTCAGCATAACATCGTGAGAGCCGCCTTCTACAATACTGGAAGGAGACACCAACGTTATTTTGGCATTCTTTTGCAGCTCCGGAATAGTTAAAACACCGCAATTACACATTGTAGAACGCACTTTATACAGTGTTGTTTTAACACCGTCGTGAAGAGAGCCGGCATAAGGCACATAAGAATCAACGCCTTCTTCAAATGCAAGTTTACTGTCTCCGCCGGAATCGTACCGCTGCCAGTTTCTTGCCCTTGATGAACCTTCCCCCCAATATTCTTTCATATAGCTGCCGTTCACCAGTATCTTGTTTGTCGGGCTTTCGTCAAAGCGGGCAAAGTAGCGCCCCAACATACAGAAGTCGCTCCCCATTGCAAGGGCCATTGTGATATGGTGATCGTACACAATACCGCCGTCGGAACAAATCGGAATATAGACTCCCGTTTTTTTAAAGTAATTATCGCGGGCTTTTGCGACCTCAATAAGCGCCGTCGCCTGCCCCCGTCCTATACCCTTCGTTTCGCGGGTAATACAGATGGAACCACCGCCGATACCGACCTTGATAAAATCGGCTCCTGCGTCCGCTAAAAAGTTAAAACCGTCTTCATCGACAACATTTCCTGCCCCGATAGGAATTTTATCTCCATACTGTTTTTTAACAAACTTAATGGTGCGCTTTTGCCATTCGGAAAAGCCGTCGGAGGAGTCGATGCATAATACATCCGCACCGGCTGCTACCAATGCGGGAACGCGCTGTTCATAATCGCGCGTATTGAGTCCAGCCCCAACCAAATACCGTTTTTTTTCGTCGAGCAACTCATTCGGGTGTTCTTTTTTGCTTTCATAGTCCTTGCGGAATACAAAAGCAACAAGCTTTCCTTCCGTATCAAGGACGGGCAGCGAATTGAGCTTATATTCCCAAATAATATCATTGGCTTCTTTTAAAGTAACACCTTCATCGGCATAGTGTATCTTTTCAATCGGCGTCATAAATTTTGAAACGGGCAAGTCCCGCGCCATTCTACTTGGACGGTAATCGCGCCCGGTAATAACGCCGAGCAGCTTTCCATGGGCAGTACCGTCATCTGTTACAGCAACGGTTGTATGCCCCGTTTTTTCTTTTAAACGTAATACATCTTCCAAGGTATTTTCAGGCCTTAAGTTTGAATCGCTTTCTACAAAGCCCGCTTTATAGTTTTTAACGGCACAAACCATCGCAGCTTGTTTTTCTATACTCTGCGAACAGAAGATAAAGGACAGGCCGCCTTCTTTTGCAAGCGAAATTGCCATACCGTCATTGGACACCGACTGCATAATTGCAGAAACCAGCGGGATATTCAGCGTGTATTGAGGTTTTTCCCCAGACGAAAAACGGGTAAGAGGCGTATGCAGATCGATATTTTGAGGACTATGCTCAACGCCGGTATAACGCGGAATTAACAAATATTCATTAAAAGTATGCGACGGTTCTTCATAATAGTATGCCATAATTCCTCCTCATATCTATAGTATATTTTTTATGAATTGTTTCTCACCCTTTGCTTGGACACCGATTATTCACAGTTTACTCACTGATATAACAGATTATCCACAGGTTATCATCAAATTATTTTCACTATTTTCCCTCTTATTTAACCGATATAAATAGCTCGCATTTACAGTCTGAAAAATATAAATCACTTATAATTAAAGACTTACAAAACCATAGCAACAGAGCCGGTATGATAAAAAAAGAAAAAAGCCCGAATTTGCGGATATACATTTTTTAGAATATCCACAACTTCTGCACAAGCGGTGATGAAATATAATATCAGCCGAGTGAAACTTGTGCGTTATTATCGATTGCTAAAATAGTTTTACATTCCGAACAGCGGAAACGTCCCGGGCGAGGTGCCTTTAACTTTTTTGCGCAGATAGGACACGAGAAAATTTTTGGGAAAAGGGTAACCTGAGGAGTAGCAGCGCTTCCTTTGTTTTTAAAGAATGCAATCGAGGTTTCCAAAGAATCGTGAATAGTAAAGAAATTAGCAAAGCCGAGCAATTGAAATACTTCATATACTTTCGGCTGAAGGCTTAATAATACAATATCGCCGCCTTTTCCCTTTACCGCCTTTAAGAAAGCGGTAAAAGAGCCGATACCGGTAGATGAAACATAGTCCAAATGGGCACAATTAAAAATAATCTGAATATAGCCCGCATCAATAAGGGTTGTAACTCTTTTTTGAAAAAAAGTTGAATTATACGTATCAACATATCCCGACAAAATGATAACGATACATTTTTCAAGCCCATCTACCTTTTGGAGTTGTATCTTGAGGCTTTTGTCTTTTTCATTGTCGAAACTTCGAATTATTTCTGCATCATTCATATGAGAATCCTTTCTCCAGTCTATTATTTTATAAAATCAGAACTATACCTGTATTTACCTCTCTTTTCAAGAGGCTTAACTTTAAAATGAAGACCATCCTTTGTCAACCGGCATCACAACTCCATTGTAAGATCCGTCTTTTAATAGAAAAAGAGCGGCTTCCGTAATCGCTTCCGGAGCAATCAATTCTCCATCCGGATTCTTTTTTGCCCATATAGCACGGGTGTCTTCCGTCAATAGCCCGCTGTCGGTAAAACCGGGACAAACGGCATTAGCCGTAATACCGTAGAAAGCATATTCCATACTCACGGATTTGACAAGAGACATAATACCCATTTTTGCGGCTCCGTAGGCGGCGTTTGTCCTAAAGCCCCGTAAAACTTGCGTTTCCGTACCGCCGAATAGTAAAATACGCCCCCACTTTCTCTCTTTCATGCCGGACAAAGCCGCAGAGACTAATATTCCCGGCAGGGTGAGATTTGCGTATACGGTTGTATTCCATTCCTTCGCTGTAGTTATATCGAGTGGTTTTTGCAAAAACGGACCGTAAACAACGCAGAGAATATCAGCTGCATCGGCATACCTGCATAATTCTTCTAAATATGCAACTTTTTGCAAATCACAAATAAGACCTGCAGCATTGCCTTGACTGCACAGGCTCGCAACACGTTTTGAATTTATCTTCCCCTGCACAACGACAGAAACCG from the Treponema vincentii F0403 genome contains:
- a CDS encoding DUF2156 domain-containing protein, with product MDVIARYPEFSPLSLEAVQAIKTDLQLLKDGMSELTFGSLYFFRNSYKYKISRFNERTLLFLGEERKKPFFFTIGDPLPIAIIKELYEDCAYWKLISESYLNNNAALFQTFKGAPTEDRDNFDYLYTRLSLSTLSGKQLHKKKNHVNGFLTNYPDFTLKKLDADTKKDAGKILDIWATEQSDLQETDYEAAQQALALPETDGFTGLILYVQGTPVAWCLAEFAAQGATAVVHFEKARTDFRGSYQYINYAFAQSLPEHIVYINCEQDLGDEGLRHAKMSYKPEGFVKKYRLDKGAL
- a CDS encoding IMP dehydrogenase, whose protein sequence is MAYYYEEPSHTFNEYLLIPRYTGVEHSPQNIDLHTPLTRFSSGEKPQYTLNIPLVSAIMQSVSNDGMAISLAKEGGLSFIFCSQSIEKQAAMVCAVKNYKAGFVESDSNLRPENTLEDVLRLKEKTGHTTVAVTDDGTAHGKLLGVITGRDYRPSRMARDLPVSKFMTPIEKIHYADEGVTLKEANDIIWEYKLNSLPVLDTEGKLVAFVFRKDYESKKEHPNELLDEKKRYLVGAGLNTRDYEQRVPALVAAGADVLCIDSSDGFSEWQKRTIKFVKKQYGDKIPIGAGNVVDEDGFNFLADAGADFIKVGIGGGSICITRETKGIGRGQATALIEVAKARDNYFKKTGVYIPICSDGGIVYDHHITMALAMGSDFCMLGRYFARFDESPTNKILVNGSYMKEYWGEGSSRARNWQRYDSGGDSKLAFEEGVDSYVPYAGSLHDGVKTTLYKVRSTMCNCGVLTIPELQKNAKITLVSPSSIVEGGSHDVMLKDVRSSMR
- a CDS encoding bifunctional ADP-dependent NAD(P)H-hydrate dehydratase/NAD(P)H-hydrate epimerase — protein: MEKIFDSVRELDKRAEEAFNLKNGVLMEQAARGMAERIRSILSSYLSYSHKELPLVQIVCGSGDNGGDGFALARMLADLYCVRVVSVKEPKSPLCKLQRERLELLGIPVSTELQERCDILIDAVFGTGIRGSLDAETSALIERMNAVQGYKIACDIPSGLNGFGIPSPVAFRADETCTMGALKTALYSDAAKDYTGTIHVFSLGLPRRCYEGESDTFLLSAADMKLPHRSVQNTHKMSYGHGLFFCGEKTGACMLAASAALHFGVGLVTVFGSPVPAAPFDFMYTQQLPENFSAAMLGSGLGRTPDMQKQAFEFLSCEQVRECPLILDADILHNPELPKLLPLLKKPILTPHPKEFQSLLANSGLGRFNIAEIQEHRFEYLRLFCGVFPHAVTVLKGAYPLIGCGNRVFVNPLGTNALAKAGTGDVLSGMITALGAQGYPPLEAAYTASLAHAEAAKMLHTADYGLTASSLAETVAKL
- a CDS encoding STAS domain-containing protein, which gives rise to MNDAEIIRSFDNEKDKSLKIQLQKVDGLEKCIVIILSGYVDTYNSTFFQKRVTTLIDAGYIQIIFNCAHLDYVSSTGIGSFTAFLKAVKGKGGDIVLLSLQPKVYEVFQLLGFANFFTIHDSLETSIAFFKNKGSAATPQVTLFPKIFSCPICAKKLKAPRPGRFRCSECKTILAIDNNAQVSLG
- a CDS encoding SDR family NAD(P)-dependent oxidoreductase; this translates as MDNVLQGKSALIVGGTSGIGYCLAQSLLQESVSVVVQGKINSKRVASLCSQGNAAGLICDLQKVAYLEELCRYADAADILCVVYGPFLQKPLDITTAKEWNTTVYANLTLPGILVSAALSGMKERKWGRILLFGGTETQVLRGFRTNAAYGAAKMGIMSLVKSVSMEYAFYGITANAVCPGFTDSGLLTEDTRAIWAKKNPDGELIAPEAITEAALFLLKDGSYNGVVMPVDKGWSSF
- a CDS encoding DUF5312 family protein codes for the protein MAQKKESFLTRILQLFLPRDDAEAIKKRHLKALAKEISKNKFGKWYKPSSEEFQPQMARFFFELYKIVGPARALLASAASSKVLKAITVEQNLSKQQHQIREKLTPDAIKERAKTAKQKELSIQVQKEFDVFMREFDGKKIDEIDTLYRQLNEFIHFVLFDYYFFLKKFDPALPEDKFSYTPNFSTVNGEYLKDELKDFIVVLDGLSLDANWEKLFAIITAYKNVQPVNAPQWKKHLGVLNDIRRSHILEKIIQHITKDPTYTVETSPFTEKVTDDYLKQIERSIDTTLKDIITEQKNSQVAVLVQRVFGNVIPSGTKNYNPRSNAAFEKRGLEGYIYADAMNYLKSFLVDYFKSDIRALSDLILVRGQWTQQVLSAEYSESYHNLMHISTKILEFDEKLSEVSEMGVKFRTLLSRMEREKEAGRQVQKHLNDVNEAALKLLKVSIKNIMTLGNAIKNCIADYDKPRRDLLQNWKEIEQHSDQPIREWMTAVYTKIYNFIMLEQVVLKKEE
- a CDS encoding ATP-dependent 6-phosphofructokinase — translated: MRHDEEFDFTIETLGSCKIPSPIHLSNVIGDRIANYVTNDDFIRFRLESKVGEQYGPFKREQLIEKAGPREKIFFNPSHVHAGIITCGGLCPGLNDVIRSVVRCLWGRYGVKRISGIRFGFKGLLPDYHFDVMPLNPTVVDACHKTGGTILGTSRGGGTRVVEIVDGIERLNLNILFVIGGDGTQKGALEIAKEIERRKLCISVVGIPKTVDNDLSFIQKSFGFDTAVVKASEAVAAARMEAQSQINGIGLVKLMGRESGFIATHTAIASHEVDFVLIPEIPFDMHGENGFLKHLEDRLEQSHYTVIVVAEGAGQDLMQSKNETDDSGNKRLSDIGVFLKEQIDAYFKSKSIHINLKYIDPSYQIRSAPAAPVDSIYCERLGNNAVHAAMAGKTKLIVGLMYNKFVHLPIHVVVRSRNYVEPDGSLWRDTLDATGQPPLMKNKVHENRSEHSAAH